From a single Nicotiana tabacum cultivar K326 chromosome 8, ASM71507v2, whole genome shotgun sequence genomic region:
- the LOC107766511 gene encoding UDP-glycosyltransferase 73C2-like, with translation MASNPALAKLNFVLIPLLSASRIIPMVDIAKFLAQRGVTVTLVLTPLNAAPFTAVIDRAIGSGLLIRVLELQFPAKEAGLPEGCESLNLLPSMAFVRNFYNATDMLQNEAENLLEEMKPKPSCIISDTLIAWTADTADKFQIPRILFDGMSCFSQVCLHNLYIMKDQNKIPDSGSFVIPDLPDRIEVTKAQLPAAFHPGTISIQDIRDKIRAAETRSYGVVINTFEELEQRYVDNFRKRKDGRVWCIGPLSLSNNDDQDKAQRGNKASFHKEESLTKWLDSWPSESVVYACLGSLGRIPVVQFVELALGLEASGYPFILVIKAGEGQEPIEDWISKNGFEERNKRKRGLLIRGWAPQVLILSHPAIGGFLTHCGWNSTLEGISAGVPMITWPLLSEQFLNERFIVHVLKTGVSVGCQEVVHFGEEGKFEAQVSKEEVTKAIKTVMDKEKEGKESRKRARELGEMAKRVVESAGSSYLTLELLIKEIKEFQLNKSA, from the coding sequence ATGGCTTCAAATCCAGCATTAGCAAAGCTAAACTTTGTTTTGATACCTTTACTTTCTGCAAGTCGCATAATACCCATGGTTGACATTGCCAAATTTTTAGCACAGCGAGGTGTGACAGTCACTTTAGTGTTGACACCTCTTAATGCTGCCCCATTTACTGCAGTAATTGATCGCGCCATCGGTTCTGGACTCCTCATTCGGGTACTTGAGCTTCAGTTTCCAGCCAAGGAAGCAGGACTTCCAGAGGGATGTGAAAGCCTGAATCTTCTTCCCTCTATGGCTTTTGTAAGAAATTTCTATAATGCAACTGATATGCTACAAAATGAAGCTGAAAATTTACTTGAAGAGATGAAGCCTAAGCCAAGTTGCATTATTTCCGATACGCTTATTGCTTGGACAGCTGATACAGCTGATAAGTTTCAGATTCCAAGAATCCTTTTTGATGGAATGAGTTGTTTCAGTCAAGTGTGTTTGCATAACTTGTACATCATGAAGGATCAAAACAAAATCCCTGACTCGGGTTCTTTTGTTATTCCTGATTTACCAGATAGAATTGAGGTCACTAAAGCTCAGCTGCCTGCAGCATTCCATCCAGGAACCATTTCCATACAAGATATTCGTGACAAAATACGAGCAGCTGAAACAAGATCCTATGGGGTTGTCATCAATACTTTCGAGGAGTTGGAACAAAGGTATGTTGATAATTTCCGAAAACGTAAAGATGGTAGAGTTTGGTGTATTGGACCTTTGTCTCTTTCTAACAATGACGATCAAGATAAAGCTCAGAGAGGGAACAAGGCCTCATTTCACAAAGAAGAATCTTTGACGAAATGGCTTGATTCTTGGCCGTCTGAGTCTGTTGTGTATGCATGTCTTGGAAGCCTCGGTCGTATTCCAGTTGTACAATTTGTGGAGCTAGCTTTAGGCCTGGAAGCATCAGGTTATCCATTTATTTTAGTGATAAAAGCAGGGGAAGGACAAGAACCAATAGAGGACTGGATATCGAAAAATGGATTtgaggaaagaaacaaaagaaagagggGGCTTTTAATCCGTGGCTGGGCACCACAAGTATTGATCCTATCACACCCTGCAATTGGGGGGTTCTTGACTCATTGTGGTTGGAATTCGACTCTTGAGGGTATCAGTGCTGGCGTACCTATGATCACATGGCCTTTATTATCAGAGCAATTTTTGAATGAGAGATTCATAGTACATGTCTTGAAGACGGGTGTGAGTGTTGGATGTCAGGAAGTGGTTCATTTTGGCGAGGAAGGGAAGTTTGAGGCCCAAGTGAGtaaggaagaagtaaccaaaGCCATTAAAACAGTGATGGATAAggagaaagaaggaaaagagagcagaaaaAGAGCCAGAGAACTTGGAGAAATGGCAAAAAGGGTTGTAGAAAGTGCTGGATCTTCTTATCTCACTTTGGAACTTTTaatcaaagaaataaaagaatTCCAACTTAACAAATCAGCTTAA